A single Roseomonas gilardii DNA region contains:
- a CDS encoding MFS family transporter, producing the protein MRGPEAVNMGGSQETGVDTNGNARRSASIRGLIGACSGNLVEWFDFFVYAYTAIYFASSFFPSGNQTSQLLATAGIFAVGFFMRPVGGWLFGWIADTRGRKTSMIISVIIMSLGSFMIAVLPTYQTIGIAAPILLLTARLLQGLSVGAEYGTGATYISEVSTPGRRGFFGSFQYFTIISGQLLALLVVVVLQHTLSPEELRAWGWRIPFLIGSLGSIVVVYLRRAMTETASDKDMHRKEAGSIKGLMQHKRAVALVLAFTGAGSLYFYTFTTYMQKFLVVSAGLDPEVVSIVMTLALVVFMLCQPLFGMLADRIGVKAHMLLFMGLAALCVVPILAGIQRVSGPYSAFALVVAGLLIASFYTPVSGLVKADLYPPAIRALGVGFPYAIANAIFGGTAEYTALWLRSSGVESVFFVYVAALAVVGFIAACLMPDLSRHGYLDGDGMIEENTGLGLQKRSIPGV; encoded by the coding sequence ATGAGAGGCCCGGAAGCCGTGAACATGGGCGGCAGCCAAGAGACCGGCGTGGATACCAACGGGAATGCCAGAAGGAGCGCCAGCATACGGGGGCTGATCGGCGCCTGCTCCGGAAACCTCGTCGAGTGGTTCGACTTCTTCGTCTACGCCTACACCGCGATCTATTTCGCTTCCTCTTTTTTTCCCTCCGGGAACCAGACAAGCCAGCTCCTCGCCACGGCCGGGATCTTCGCGGTCGGCTTCTTCATGCGCCCCGTTGGCGGATGGCTCTTCGGCTGGATCGCGGACACGCGCGGTCGCAAGACGTCCATGATCATCTCCGTGATCATCATGTCGCTCGGCTCCTTCATGATCGCCGTGCTGCCCACCTATCAGACGATCGGCATCGCGGCGCCCATCCTGCTGCTGACCGCGCGCCTGTTGCAGGGCCTCTCCGTCGGCGCCGAGTATGGCACCGGTGCCACCTATATCAGCGAAGTATCAACCCCCGGGCGGCGCGGCTTCTTTGGCTCGTTCCAGTATTTCACGATCATCTCTGGACAGCTCCTGGCATTGCTGGTCGTCGTCGTGCTGCAGCACACGCTCTCCCCCGAGGAACTGCGGGCCTGGGGATGGCGCATTCCGTTCCTCATCGGCTCCCTGGGTTCCATCGTGGTTGTCTATCTGCGCCGCGCAATGACCGAGACGGCATCCGACAAGGATATGCACCGCAAGGAGGCCGGTTCGATCAAGGGCCTCATGCAGCACAAGCGCGCGGTCGCACTGGTGCTGGCCTTCACCGGCGCGGGCTCCCTCTACTTCTATACCTTCACCACCTATATGCAGAAGTTCCTGGTGGTCTCCGCCGGCCTTGATCCCGAGGTCGTCAGCATCGTGATGACCCTTGCCCTCGTTGTCTTCATGCTCTGCCAGCCTTTGTTCGGCATGCTGGCCGACCGGATCGGCGTCAAGGCCCATATGCTGCTCTTCATGGGGCTGGCAGCTCTCTGCGTCGTGCCGATCCTCGCCGGGATCCAGCGCGTCTCCGGCCCCTACAGTGCCTTCGCTCTGGTGGTCGCAGGCCTGCTGATCGCGTCCTTCTACACGCCGGTCTCTGGTCTGGTGAAGGCCGACCTGTATCCGCCGGCCATCCGGGCGCTTGGCGTCGGCTTCCCCTACGCGATCGCCAACGCCATCTTCGGCGGCACGGCAGAGTACACCGCCCTCTGGCTGCGCTCCAGCGGCGTCGAGAGCGTCTTCTTCGTCTATGTTGCCGCTCTCGCGGTGGTGGGCTTCATCGCGGCCTGCCTGATGCCGGACCTCAGCCGCCATGGCTACCTGGATGGCGATGGGATGATCGAGGAGAATACCGGCCTGGGTCTTCAGAAGCGATCCATCCCGGGCGTTTGA
- a CDS encoding HpcH/HpaI aldolase/citrate lyase family protein, giving the protein MKLRALLFAPGDSERKAGKALGSTADAVILDLEDSVAAAEKTAAREATAGLLAGSHARSGRVVRVNARDSGWYLADLAAVVPARPDAVMLPKCTSAEDLRALDHHLEAMETAAGLPVGGIGILPIVTETAASLRDMRYAGITLRLRALVFGAEDLAADLGIAPRDADGRQTAAIQAARASLLLAAAEAQVPAIDTPWPDPRDPDGLEREATEAARDGFAGKLCIHPAQIDPVTAAFTPSPERIAWAQAVQLLFAEASGAGVLTLDGKMIDRPHLRLAERILATVAV; this is encoded by the coding sequence ATGAAACTGCGCGCCCTGCTCTTCGCCCCTGGGGATTCGGAACGCAAGGCCGGCAAGGCCCTTGGCTCCACGGCGGATGCCGTAATCCTGGATCTGGAGGATAGCGTCGCCGCAGCGGAGAAGACAGCCGCGCGCGAGGCCACGGCGGGGCTGCTGGCTGGCTCGCATGCCCGGTCCGGCCGCGTCGTGCGCGTCAATGCGCGCGACAGCGGCTGGTACCTGGCCGACCTCGCCGCCGTTGTGCCGGCGCGGCCCGACGCGGTGATGCTGCCGAAATGTACCAGCGCGGAGGATCTGCGGGCCCTCGACCACCATCTCGAAGCCATGGAAACGGCGGCAGGTCTGCCGGTCGGTGGGATCGGAATTCTGCCGATCGTCACGGAGACCGCGGCCTCCCTACGCGACATGCGCTATGCCGGCATCACACTCCGACTGCGGGCCCTGGTCTTCGGGGCCGAGGACCTCGCGGCCGATCTCGGCATCGCCCCACGCGACGCGGATGGCCGACAGACGGCTGCCATCCAGGCAGCCCGCGCCTCCCTGCTCCTCGCCGCGGCGGAGGCACAGGTGCCCGCGATCGATACGCCCTGGCCCGATCCGCGCGATCCCGACGGGCTGGAGCGGGAGGCGACGGAGGCGGCGCGCGACGGCTTCGCCGGCAAGCTCTGCATCCATCCCGCGCAGATCGATCCCGTCACTGCCGCCTTCACCCCCTCCCCCGAACGCATCGCCTGGGCGCAGGCCGTGCAGCTGCTCTTCGCCGAGGCATCGGGGGCCGGCGTGCTGACGCTGGATGGGAAGATGATCGACCGGCCGCATCTGCGCCTCGCGGAACGAATCCTCGCCACCGTGGCAGTCTGA
- a CDS encoding Bug family tripartite tricarboxylate transporter substrate binding protein, with protein sequence MQRRSLLAALALAPAALPRPGFAQGATSGWRPSRPVTMLVPFAAGGPTDVMARLLALRMSERLGRPIAVENAGSAGGIVGTQRLARAAPDGHTFGLGHMGTHAANVSFYRRLPYDPVADFEPVGQYATNPMILGVHPSIGGNAQEVSAWIAAHPGELTVANAGNGSVSYLGALLFNRVFQAKATLVPYRGAGPALQDTVNGVTHAVVDQALTVIPQVQSGGLKGICVTVPRRLPQVPDLPSSAEIGKPDFDIAVWNGAFVPKGTPAEIVRSLAATLNETLEDPLIRERFAALAVEIPPVAERGPEPLRRLIASEIARWRQVASDAGVVPE encoded by the coding sequence ATGCAAAGACGCAGCCTACTCGCCGCCCTGGCCCTCGCGCCAGCGGCCCTGCCCCGTCCCGGCTTCGCGCAGGGGGCCACCAGCGGCTGGCGCCCCTCGCGCCCCGTCACCATGCTGGTGCCCTTCGCCGCGGGCGGGCCGACCGACGTCATGGCCCGTCTCCTCGCGCTCCGCATGTCGGAGCGCCTCGGGCGGCCGATCGCAGTAGAGAATGCCGGCAGCGCCGGCGGCATCGTGGGAACCCAGCGCCTGGCTCGCGCCGCGCCGGATGGGCACACCTTCGGCCTCGGCCATATGGGCACCCATGCTGCCAACGTCTCCTTCTATCGCCGCCTCCCCTATGACCCGGTCGCGGATTTCGAGCCGGTCGGGCAGTACGCCACCAATCCAATGATCCTCGGCGTGCACCCTTCCATAGGAGGCAACGCGCAGGAGGTGTCGGCCTGGATCGCCGCTCATCCCGGCGAACTGACGGTGGCCAATGCCGGAAATGGATCCGTCTCCTATCTCGGCGCCCTGCTCTTCAACCGGGTCTTCCAGGCGAAGGCGACACTGGTGCCCTATCGCGGTGCCGGCCCGGCGCTGCAGGACACGGTGAACGGCGTCACCCATGCCGTGGTGGACCAGGCGCTGACCGTCATCCCCCAGGTGCAGTCGGGTGGGCTCAAGGGGATCTGCGTCACCGTGCCGAGGCGCTTGCCGCAGGTTCCCGACCTGCCCAGCTCGGCCGAGATCGGCAAGCCGGATTTCGACATCGCCGTCTGGAACGGCGCTTTCGTACCCAAGGGGACGCCCGCCGAGATCGTGCGCTCCCTGGCCGCGACACTGAACGAGACGCTGGAGGACCCGCTCATCCGGGAACGCTTCGCCGCCCTGGCCGTGGAGATCCCGCCCGTGGCAGAGCGCGGCCCAGAGCCGCTGCGCCGCCTGATCGCGAGCGAGATTGCTCGCTGGCGACAGGTCGCGAGCGATGCAGGCGTGGTACCGGAGTGA
- a CDS encoding Bug family tripartite tricarboxylate transporter substrate binding protein, with amino-acid sequence MTVQRRSFLQLPAAFALAAPAVVAITGTAAAADSWPSQPIRFICPFAAGGPTDVAARIVADALGPVLSQRVVVENRTGSGVVIGTEATAKAPRDGYTFLYSTVAHAVLRPLFPNLSFDPVKDFQPVALVGTIPMLLMVNNDVPARNLQELIALFRASPGKYNYGSSGAGGAVHLATELFLQQAGGLKVNHIPYRGAAPAMPDLLNGNLTMFLNVASDGVASVQRGQTRALAISSARRMPQLPDVPTFAEAGLAGFEAYTWHMIFAPAGTPAEIVQRMNAAINRVMGEDRVRNRFMEMTIDPNSTSTPDSAAQWLHAEMAKWEPLVRAAGITAG; translated from the coding sequence ATGACGGTCCAACGACGCAGCTTTCTGCAACTGCCCGCCGCATTCGCCCTCGCCGCCCCAGCGGTGGTGGCCATCACCGGCACCGCCGCCGCGGCCGATTCCTGGCCCAGCCAGCCCATCCGCTTCATCTGCCCCTTCGCGGCGGGCGGTCCCACCGACGTCGCGGCCCGGATTGTTGCCGATGCGCTGGGGCCGGTGCTCTCGCAGCGCGTTGTCGTCGAGAACCGGACCGGTTCGGGCGTGGTCATCGGCACCGAGGCGACGGCCAAGGCACCGCGCGACGGCTACACTTTCCTCTACAGCACGGTGGCGCATGCCGTGCTGCGGCCGCTCTTTCCCAATCTCAGCTTCGATCCGGTGAAGGACTTCCAGCCGGTGGCGCTGGTCGGCACCATCCCCATGCTGCTGATGGTGAACAACGACGTCCCCGCGCGGAATCTGCAGGAGCTGATCGCGTTGTTCCGCGCCTCACCCGGCAAGTACAACTACGGCAGCTCCGGCGCGGGCGGCGCGGTGCATCTGGCGACCGAGCTGTTCCTGCAGCAGGCGGGCGGGCTCAAGGTGAACCACATCCCCTATCGCGGCGCGGCGCCGGCCATGCCGGACCTGCTGAACGGCAACCTCACCATGTTCCTCAACGTCGCCTCGGACGGCGTGGCCAGCGTGCAGCGCGGCCAGACCCGCGCGCTCGCGATCAGTTCGGCCCGCCGCATGCCACAGCTCCCCGACGTTCCAACCTTCGCCGAGGCCGGGCTCGCCGGCTTCGAGGCCTATACCTGGCACATGATCTTCGCCCCGGCTGGCACGCCGGCAGAGATCGTCCAGCGCATGAACGCGGCCATCAACCGCGTGATGGGCGAGGATCGCGTGCGCAACCGCTTCATGGAAATGACCATCGACCCGAACTCCACCTCGACACCGGACAGCGCCGCGCAGTGGCTGCACGCCGAGATGGCGAAATGGGAACCGCTGGTGCGCGCGGCCGGAATCACGGCAGGCTGA
- a CDS encoding hydroxyacid dehydrogenase, with protein sequence MGSSKIVARFDLWYHPAMAERFAAEPGLELLTLPLAGEDSLAQLARAHAYQISSAKDELPRRWFADAALLRECPRLLCVSTNGAGYDTVDVPACTDAGVLVVNQAGANAQAVAEHTLGLMLGLTKRVVETDRMLRTERGFSREDLMGRELAGRTLGLVGIGHVGRRVAAIAAAFGMTVLATDPGLPPEEIGCRGAEPVLFGELLARADIVSLHCPRGPETLGLMDDAAFARMRPGALFVSTARGGIHDEAALERALRSGHLGGAGLDVWEVEPPPMDHPLLGLRNVIATFHTAGVTGEARRNMALSAATQVIAALHGERPPHVVNPEVWPRFLERRDKVLGA encoded by the coding sequence GTGGGTTCCAGCAAGATCGTGGCGCGTTTCGACCTCTGGTACCATCCGGCCATGGCGGAACGCTTCGCCGCCGAGCCGGGGCTGGAGCTCCTGACCCTGCCCCTGGCGGGCGAAGACTCGCTCGCGCAGCTTGCCAGGGCGCATGCCTACCAGATCTCCTCCGCCAAGGACGAGCTGCCGCGCCGGTGGTTCGCGGATGCGGCACTGCTGCGCGAATGCCCGCGCCTGCTCTGCGTCTCCACCAATGGCGCCGGCTACGACACGGTGGACGTGCCCGCCTGCACCGATGCCGGCGTGCTGGTGGTCAACCAGGCGGGGGCCAATGCCCAGGCCGTGGCCGAGCACACGCTCGGCCTGATGCTGGGCCTGACCAAGCGCGTCGTGGAAACGGACCGGATGCTGCGGACCGAGCGCGGCTTCTCGCGCGAGGATCTGATGGGGCGGGAGCTCGCGGGGCGCACGCTCGGCCTGGTCGGGATCGGCCATGTCGGGCGCCGCGTCGCGGCCATCGCCGCGGCCTTCGGCATGACGGTCCTCGCCACCGATCCGGGCCTCCCGCCCGAGGAGATCGGCTGCCGCGGCGCCGAGCCCGTGCTCTTCGGCGAGCTGCTGGCGCGGGCCGACATCGTCTCGCTGCACTGCCCGCGCGGACCGGAAACGCTGGGGCTGATGGACGATGCCGCTTTCGCCCGCATGCGGCCCGGCGCGCTCTTCGTCAGCACCGCCCGCGGCGGCATCCATGACGAAGCCGCGCTGGAGCGAGCGCTGCGCTCCGGCCATCTGGGCGGCGCCGGGCTCGATGTCTGGGAGGTCGAGCCGCCACCCATGGACCATCCGCTACTGGGCCTGCGCAACGTGATCGCAACCTTCCACACGGCGGGTGTGACCGGCGAGGCCCGTCGCAACATGGCGCTCTCGGCGGCGACACAGGTGATCGCGGCGCTGCACGGCGAACGGCCGCCGCATGTGGTCAATCCGGAAGTCTGGCCACGCTTCCTGGAACGACGCGACAAGGTCCTGGGGGCCTGA
- a CDS encoding aldehyde dehydrogenase: protein MSDVLRYRNTVDGKAREGSGGDWIASQNPFTGETWAEIPRCTAQDATEAVEAAHRAFRQGAWPALTATARGKLLRRLGDLILRDAETLARIEVRDNGKLFAEMHGQLRYIPEWFHYYGGLADKIEGGVLPLDKTEMFAFTKHEPLGVVVAITPWNSPLLLLAWKLAPALAAGCTVVIKPSEFTSCSTLALMALIEEAGFPPGVVNTVTGYGAEIGSALTEHPLVSKVAFTGGDATGAAVYGSAAKGLKHVTLELGGKSPNIIFDDARIEDAVKGAISGIFAASGQTCIAGSRLLVQRSVYEEVANRVAAFAGTARLGDPMEMETQVGPITTLPQREKVLSYIGIAQDEGARCLLGGGTPKAPGLAQGWFVEPTIFADVTNTMRIAREEVFGPVLSIIPFEDEAHAVEIANDTIYGLAAGVWTGSTRRAFLMADRLQAGTVWVNTYRAVSFMAPFGGYKRSGIGRESGQDAIYEYLQTKTVWMNLAEGVPNPFVLR from the coding sequence ATGAGCGATGTCCTGCGCTACCGCAACACCGTGGATGGCAAGGCGCGCGAAGGTAGCGGCGGCGACTGGATCGCCTCGCAGAACCCCTTCACCGGCGAGACCTGGGCGGAGATCCCGCGCTGCACCGCCCAGGACGCGACGGAGGCGGTGGAGGCCGCGCACCGCGCCTTCCGCCAGGGTGCCTGGCCGGCCCTGACGGCGACGGCGCGCGGCAAGCTGCTGCGCCGCCTGGGCGACCTGATCCTGCGCGACGCGGAGACGCTGGCGCGGATCGAGGTACGGGACAACGGCAAGCTCTTCGCCGAGATGCACGGCCAGCTCCGCTACATCCCGGAGTGGTTCCACTACTATGGCGGGCTGGCGGACAAGATCGAGGGCGGCGTGCTGCCGCTCGACAAGACGGAGATGTTCGCCTTCACGAAGCACGAACCGCTGGGCGTCGTCGTTGCCATCACGCCCTGGAACTCGCCGCTTCTGCTGCTGGCCTGGAAGCTGGCGCCGGCCCTGGCGGCGGGCTGCACCGTGGTCATCAAGCCATCGGAGTTCACCTCCTGCTCGACCCTGGCGCTCATGGCGCTGATCGAAGAGGCGGGCTTCCCGCCCGGCGTGGTGAACACCGTCACCGGCTACGGCGCGGAGATCGGCTCGGCGCTGACCGAGCACCCGCTCGTGTCCAAGGTCGCCTTCACCGGCGGCGACGCCACGGGGGCCGCCGTCTACGGCTCCGCCGCGAAGGGGCTGAAGCACGTCACGCTGGAGCTGGGCGGCAAGTCGCCCAACATCATCTTCGACGACGCGAGGATCGAGGATGCGGTGAAGGGCGCGATCTCGGGCATCTTCGCTGCCTCCGGCCAGACCTGCATCGCCGGCTCGCGCCTGCTGGTGCAGCGCTCGGTCTACGAGGAGGTGGCGAACCGCGTCGCCGCCTTCGCCGGCACCGCGCGGCTGGGCGACCCGATGGAGATGGAGACCCAGGTCGGCCCCATCACCACCCTGCCGCAGCGCGAGAAGGTGCTGTCCTATATCGGCATCGCGCAGGATGAGGGGGCCCGCTGCCTGCTCGGCGGCGGCACGCCGAAGGCGCCCGGGCTGGCCCAGGGCTGGTTCGTGGAACCCACCATCTTCGCCGACGTGACCAACACGATGCGCATCGCACGGGAGGAGGTGTTCGGCCCGGTGCTGTCGATCATCCCCTTCGAGGACGAGGCGCATGCGGTGGAGATCGCCAACGACACGATCTACGGCTTGGCCGCCGGCGTCTGGACAGGCAGCACGCGGCGCGCCTTCCTGATGGCCGACCGGCTGCAGGCCGGCACCGTCTGGGTCAACACCTATCGCGCCGTCAGCTTCATGGCGCCCTTCGGCGGCTACAAGCGCAGCGGCATCGGGCGGGAAAGCGGCCAGGACGCGATCTACGAGTACCTCCAGACGAAGACGGTCTGGATGAACCTTGCCGAAGGTGTGCCGAATCCCTTCGTGCTACGCTGA
- a CDS encoding thiamine pyrophosphate-dependent enzyme yields the protein MSPGGTLDRRAVVSDLLQDRGDLLVVTGLGSPSYDVMAAGDHDLNYYLWAAMGSAMTVGLGLAMAQPERPVMVVTGDGEALMGFGALATIALRKPRNLSIVILDNGHFGETGMQPSHAGQGIEFTQVARACGFPLVDLVTERQGVEPLRRRVHARESLNLAVVKIAAVNLPRALPPRDGVYVKNRFRMALGHQPA from the coding sequence ATGAGCCCCGGTGGAACCCTCGACCGCCGTGCGGTCGTCAGCGACCTGCTGCAGGACCGTGGCGACCTGCTCGTTGTCACCGGCCTCGGCTCGCCCTCCTACGACGTGATGGCGGCCGGCGACCACGACCTTAACTACTATCTTTGGGCCGCGATGGGCAGCGCCATGACGGTGGGGCTCGGCCTCGCCATGGCGCAGCCCGAGCGCCCGGTGATGGTCGTGACCGGCGACGGCGAGGCGCTGATGGGCTTCGGCGCGCTGGCCACCATCGCACTGCGCAAGCCGCGCAACCTCTCCATCGTCATCCTCGACAACGGCCATTTCGGCGAGACGGGGATGCAGCCGAGCCATGCCGGCCAGGGCATCGAGTTCACCCAGGTCGCCCGGGCCTGCGGCTTCCCGCTGGTCGATCTCGTCACTGAGCGCCAGGGCGTGGAGCCGCTGCGCCGCCGCGTCCATGCGCGGGAGAGCCTGAACCTCGCCGTAGTGAAGATCGCCGCGGTGAACCTGCCGCGCGCCCTGCCGCCGCGCGACGGTGTCTATGTCAAGAACCGCTTCCGGATGGCGCTCGGCCACCAGCCGGCCTGA
- a CDS encoding thiamine pyrophosphate-binding protein, producing the protein MGSEAPAWQKDVFDVLKAAKIRHLVYVPDAGHATAIRMAEADETIHSVVLTTEEEGIGYLAGAWLGGERGALLMQSSGAGNCINTLGLAACARFPLLMVVTMRGDWAEFNQWQNPMGQATEAALRLMGVMTWRADDPKDVAPLLRGAATMAFEGDSSCAVLLGQRLIGEKEWVK; encoded by the coding sequence ATGGGTTCCGAAGCGCCGGCCTGGCAGAAGGACGTGTTCGACGTCCTGAAGGCCGCGAAGATCCGGCACCTGGTCTATGTGCCGGATGCCGGCCATGCCACCGCCATCCGCATGGCCGAGGCCGACGAGACGATCCATTCCGTCGTGCTGACCACCGAGGAGGAAGGCATCGGCTACCTCGCCGGCGCCTGGCTCGGCGGCGAGCGTGGTGCACTGCTGATGCAGTCCAGCGGCGCCGGCAACTGCATCAACACCCTGGGCCTCGCGGCCTGCGCCCGCTTTCCGCTGCTGATGGTCGTGACCATGCGCGGCGACTGGGCCGAGTTCAACCAGTGGCAGAATCCGATGGGACAGGCCACCGAGGCCGCGCTGCGGCTGATGGGCGTCATGACCTGGCGTGCCGACGACCCCAAGGATGTCGCGCCGCTGCTGCGTGGTGCGGCCACCATGGCTTTCGAGGGCGATTCCTCCTGCGCCGTCCTGCTCGGCCAGCGCCTGATCGGTGAGAAGGAGTGGGTGAAATGA